From Nerophis lumbriciformis linkage group LG11, RoL_Nlum_v2.1, whole genome shotgun sequence, one genomic window encodes:
- the LOC133610080 gene encoding urotensin-2 receptor → MTTVSMESVGVLVERSPNTTDPPQSSHEDTAATFTIGTILSIMCLVGVLGNIYTLVVMFHSMRNAASMYIYIINLALADLLYLLTIPFVVCTHFLKEWYFGDIGCRILISMDFLTMHASIFTLTIMSTERYFAVLKPLDTVKRSKSYRKAIALLVWAASLILTLPMIVSIQLITVDNKAMCRPTLLPLSYKIYITFLFCTSIVAPGLIIGYLYIQLARTYWVSQTETFKQTNKLPNQKVLYLIFTIVLLFWACFLPFWIWQLLDQFHPSLPLSNKAKRNITYLTACLTYSNSCINPFLYTLLTKNHKEYLRKHNRSWSAGSYFNRRSRFQSSPRRSPSFSSQQCTESFMLTRTASMRAQNSGL, encoded by the exons ATGACTACTGTGTCAATGGAGTCTGTGGGAGTCCTGGTGGAAAGGAGCCCCAATACCACCGACCCACCTCAGAGCTCTCATGAGGACACTGCTGCCACCTTCACCATTGGCACCATTCTCTCCATTATGTGCCTTGTGGGAGTGTTGGGGAACATTTACACCCTTGTGGTGATGTTCCATTCCATGAGAAATGCAGCGTCAATGTACATTTACATCATCAACTTAGCTTTGGCAGATCTGTTGTACCTGCTCACCATCCCGTTTGTAGTGTGCACACACTTCCTAAAGGAGTGGTACTTTGGGGACATAGGCTGTCGGATCCTCATCAGCATGGACTTTCTGACGATGCACGCCAGTATTTTCACACTGACAATCATGAGCACTGAACGGTACTTTGCAGTTCTCAAACCACTTGATACAGTGAAACGATCTAAAAGTTATCGGAAGGCCATCGCTCTGCTCGTCTGGGCTGCTTCTCTTATCCTCACATTGCCTATGATCGTCAGCATCCAGTTAATAACGGTGGACAACAAAGCCATGTGCCGCCCCACCTTGTTACCTCTGTCCTACAAGATTTACATCACCTTCCTGTTTTGCACCAGCATTGTTGCACCGGGGCTCATCATTGGCTATCTATACATCCAGCTTGCTCGGACTTACTGGGTTTCACAGACAGAGACCTTCAAACAGACCAATAAGCTCCCCAATCAAAAG GTTCTCTACCTGATTTTCACCATTGTGCTCCTCTTCTGGGCCTGCTTCTTGCCCTTCTGGATCTGGCAACTTCTGGATCAGTTCCATCCATCGCTGCCCCTGTCCAACAAAGCCAAGCGCAACATCACTTACCTGACGGCATGTCTGACATACTCCAACAGCTGCATCAACCCATTTCTATACACTCTTCTTACCAAGAACCACAAGGAGTACTTGAGGAAGCACAACCGGTCCTGGTCAGCCGGCAGCTATTTTAACCGGAGGAGTCGTTTTCAGAGCTCGCCACGCAGGTCGCCGTCCTTTAGCAGCCAGCAGTGTACAGAGAGCTTCATGCTCACGCGCACAGCCTCCATGCGTGCTCAAAACAGCGGTTTGTAA